A genomic region of Mycolicibacterium poriferae contains the following coding sequences:
- a CDS encoding phosphotransferase has product MTGPPGTPAQVFAKLTPTRPVERLFNIAMRLGRNEVEVYRRVGAELGEVAPAVYAAASARGRSVVLMEDLALRGARFGDVAGSCTPDEARAVARALARVHAAFWESPRFTTDLAVFAPPAARSVTWGPQTWRLLAAIPRRYDDLVPQGVRAEAHMLRRRRRAVAEVMRELPMTLVHGDTHRGNICFVGDRPILFDWQVAAQGPGVKDLAYFAVTSLDTDVRRRIEQELLAEYLEALQAHGGPRLAREPIWADYRMLAVTAFIAAGVTSALGARLQGEAVTRTGLDRAVRAVQDLGSFTELWRRVGQR; this is encoded by the coding sequence GTGACTGGACCACCGGGGACACCGGCGCAGGTATTCGCCAAACTGACTCCGACCCGGCCGGTGGAGCGGCTGTTCAACATCGCGATGCGGTTGGGGCGCAACGAGGTCGAGGTCTACCGCCGGGTGGGCGCGGAGCTCGGTGAGGTCGCGCCGGCGGTGTATGCGGCGGCCTCCGCGCGGGGCCGGTCGGTAGTGCTGATGGAGGACCTGGCGTTGCGCGGGGCGCGTTTCGGCGACGTCGCCGGATCGTGTACGCCCGACGAGGCCCGCGCCGTGGCCAGGGCGCTGGCGCGAGTGCACGCCGCCTTCTGGGAATCACCGCGTTTCACCACCGACCTCGCCGTCTTCGCGCCGCCGGCGGCCCGCTCGGTGACGTGGGGCCCGCAGACCTGGCGACTGTTGGCGGCCATCCCGCGCCGCTATGACGACCTCGTCCCGCAGGGCGTTCGCGCCGAGGCGCACATGCTGCGTCGGCGACGTCGTGCCGTCGCCGAGGTGATGCGGGAGCTCCCGATGACTCTCGTGCACGGCGACACCCACCGCGGCAACATCTGTTTCGTCGGTGATCGCCCGATCCTGTTCGACTGGCAGGTGGCGGCTCAGGGGCCGGGTGTCAAAGATCTCGCCTACTTCGCCGTCACCTCGCTGGACACCGATGTGCGGCGCCGGATCGAGCAGGAGCTGCTCGCCGAGTATCTCGAGGCGTTGCAGGCCCACGGTGGCCCCCGGTTGGCGCGTGAGCCGATCTGGGCCGACTATCGGATGCTGGCGGTGACCGCGTTCATCGCAGCCGGCGTCACCTCCGCCTTGGGGGCGCGATTACAGGGTGAGGCGGTCACCCGCACCGGACTGGACCGCGCCGTGCGTGCGGTGCAGGACCTCGGGTCCTTCACCGAACTGTGGCGACGTGTCGGTCAACGCTGA
- a CDS encoding alpha/beta fold hydrolase yields MSGDSPSVASRYTRHGNVRLHYVDSGGDDRGAPIVFVPGMTDTAEDYRAVLPLFGRRTVVMELRGHGHSSAPPADYDFATLRDDVGAVVDAVTDGDVHLVTFSRGTTYGIGWALANPVRVRSVSIGDYVPEEKVLTGGQAERLLTGRWRGSPVNERLDVRAAQLTFEAARPQSLWTALARTGIPLLAVRSGGSVLVGDSDWARYRELFPDAELVEFTESPHDIFRPDRGRYPLLVRAHAERADAARH; encoded by the coding sequence GTGAGCGGCGACTCACCCTCAGTCGCCTCCCGCTATACCCGGCACGGGAACGTTCGCCTGCACTACGTGGACTCGGGCGGCGACGACCGGGGTGCGCCAATCGTTTTCGTCCCCGGCATGACCGACACCGCGGAGGACTATCGCGCGGTGCTGCCCCTGTTCGGGCGCCGCACCGTAGTAATGGAACTACGCGGCCACGGCCACAGCAGCGCACCGCCGGCCGACTACGACTTCGCGACCCTGCGTGATGACGTGGGCGCCGTGGTCGACGCCGTCACCGACGGTGACGTGCACCTCGTGACGTTCTCCCGCGGCACCACCTACGGGATCGGCTGGGCACTAGCGAACCCCGTCCGGGTGCGCTCGGTGTCGATCGGTGACTACGTACCCGAAGAGAAGGTGCTGACCGGAGGCCAGGCCGAACGACTGCTCACCGGACGCTGGCGCGGCTCACCGGTCAACGAGCGCCTCGACGTCCGGGCGGCGCAACTGACCTTCGAGGCCGCGCGACCACAATCGCTGTGGACGGCGTTGGCACGCACGGGCATTCCCCTGCTCGCGGTGCGCAGCGGTGGCAGCGTGCTGGTCGGCGACAGCGACTGGGCCCGGTACCGCGAGCTGTTCCCCGACGCCGAGTTGGTCGAGTTCACCGAGTCGCCGCACGACATCTTCCGGCCCGACCGCGGCCGATACCCTCTTCTGGTCCGTGCGCACGCCGAGCGCGCTGACGCCGCACGCCACTGA
- a CDS encoding LLM class flavin-dependent oxidoreductase encodes MRFGNFMAPFHPVGQNPTLAIERDLDLIVAMDRLGFHEAWIGEHHSAGFEIIASPEVVIGVAAERTKHIKLGTGVSSLPYHHPLMLADRMVLLDHLTRGRVMLGCGPGQLTSDAHMLGIPAEEQRPRMEQCLDAIMRLLRGETVTMHTDGFTLQDARLQLKPYSDPCFDVAVAASFSPTGPRGAGRHGIGMLSIAATAKQGMDLLAQHWSTWEEVAFEHGHVADRSKWRLVGPMHLADTREQAERDVEYGIAEFSRYFSHILPAGPVQGDTPAEIIANNRESGFAVIGTPDDAVAKITELVEASDGGFGAFLLFDHDWAPPAAKMHSYELFAQYVMPHFTGQLTAPAASCDWVTASGTEFVDRAAHAIGKAIDDHAAERESRHAPR; translated from the coding sequence ATGCGCTTCGGAAACTTCATGGCCCCCTTCCACCCCGTCGGACAGAATCCGACCCTCGCCATCGAACGTGACCTCGACCTGATCGTGGCGATGGACCGCCTCGGGTTCCACGAGGCGTGGATCGGCGAACACCACTCGGCGGGCTTCGAGATCATCGCCTCCCCCGAGGTCGTCATCGGCGTGGCCGCCGAACGCACCAAGCACATCAAGCTCGGTACCGGAGTGAGCTCGCTGCCCTACCACCACCCCCTCATGCTGGCCGACCGCATGGTGCTGCTCGACCACCTCACCAGGGGCCGGGTGATGCTCGGCTGCGGTCCCGGACAACTCACCTCCGATGCACACATGCTGGGCATCCCCGCCGAAGAACAGCGCCCGCGCATGGAGCAGTGCCTCGATGCCATCATGCGGCTGCTGCGCGGCGAGACCGTCACGATGCACACCGACGGATTCACGTTGCAGGACGCGCGCCTGCAACTGAAGCCCTACAGCGACCCGTGCTTCGATGTCGCTGTGGCAGCGTCCTTTTCACCGACGGGTCCGCGTGGGGCCGGACGGCACGGCATCGGTATGCTCTCGATCGCGGCCACCGCCAAACAGGGCATGGACCTGCTTGCCCAGCACTGGTCGACGTGGGAAGAGGTCGCGTTCGAACACGGACATGTCGCCGACCGCTCCAAATGGCGCCTGGTCGGACCGATGCACCTGGCCGACACCCGCGAGCAGGCCGAACGCGATGTCGAGTACGGTATCGCCGAATTCTCCCGCTACTTCAGCCACATCCTGCCCGCCGGACCGGTCCAGGGTGACACTCCGGCCGAGATCATCGCCAACAACCGGGAATCCGGGTTTGCGGTCATCGGCACACCGGACGACGCGGTCGCCAAGATCACCGAACTCGTCGAGGCGAGCGACGGCGGCTTCGGCGCCTTTTTGCTCTTCGACCACGACTGGGCGCCCCCGGCCGCCAAGATGCACAGCTACGAACTGTTCGCCCAGTATGTGATGCCCCACTTCACCGGCCAGCTCACCGCACCGGCAGCGTCGTGTGACTGGGTCACCGCCAGCGGAACCGAGTTCGTCGACCGGGCCGCGCACGCGATCGGCAAGGCGATCGACGACCACGCCGCCGAACGAGAGTCGAGGCACGCCCCACGGTGA
- a CDS encoding Maf family protein — protein sequence MTRVVLASASQGRLGVLRQAGVDPEVIVSDVDEDALIASLDADLPPEAVVAKLATAKAVSVAGVLPEDLLADCVVIGCDSMLFVDGALCGKPGSADAARTQWESMAGTIGHLLTGHALLRIVGGFITHTDGDTGTTAVHFGTPTDAEIARYIASGEPIQVAGAFTLDGLGGWFVERIEGDPSNVIGISMPLVRRMVEGAGLSITELWA from the coding sequence ATGACGCGCGTCGTTCTCGCCTCGGCATCCCAGGGCAGGCTGGGTGTGCTGCGGCAGGCCGGTGTCGATCCGGAAGTGATCGTCTCCGATGTCGATGAGGACGCGTTGATCGCCTCACTCGACGCGGACCTGCCCCCTGAGGCGGTGGTGGCGAAGTTGGCCACCGCCAAAGCGGTCAGTGTGGCAGGGGTGCTGCCGGAGGATCTGCTCGCCGACTGCGTGGTCATCGGTTGTGATTCCATGCTGTTTGTCGACGGCGCCCTGTGCGGCAAACCGGGATCGGCCGATGCCGCTCGCACGCAATGGGAATCAATGGCCGGCACCATCGGGCATCTGCTGACGGGGCATGCGCTGCTGCGCATCGTCGGTGGGTTCATCACCCACACCGACGGCGACACCGGCACCACCGCAGTGCATTTCGGCACCCCGACCGATGCTGAGATAGCCCGCTACATCGCCAGCGGGGAGCCCATCCAGGTGGCTGGTGCGTTCACGCTGGACGGTCTCGGCGGCTGGTTCGTCGAGCGCATCGAGGGCGACCCGTCCAACGTGATCGGGATCAGCATGCCGTTGGTGCGCCGCATGGTGGAGGGCGCGGGACTGTCGATCACCGAGCTCTGGGCGTGA
- a CDS encoding N-acetylmuramoyl-L-alanine amidase-like domain-containing protein, whose translation MYSAPYTPASAEIRISPRSAEILDRLLAARRQTPAAGGAALSAALSQPFLGTAYGADTLVGSQDVPEQLVIDLERVDCFTLADYIEALKRAETRDQFIDALTAVRYQDGLVGFASRRHFFTDWSAGSPPIATDVTADVSADAVTVTKNLNRRDDGGTYLPGLPVTRREVTYIPADRVDGGVLAQLRPGDYVGAYAEDGGLDVTHVGMFLTGPDGPVLRNASSLSKDQQVVDSPFPDYVGTVPGIVVLRPVT comes from the coding sequence GTGTACAGCGCGCCCTACACTCCGGCCTCGGCCGAGATCCGGATCTCACCCCGCAGCGCCGAGATCCTCGACCGGCTGCTGGCTGCCCGACGCCAGACGCCCGCCGCCGGCGGGGCTGCGCTGTCGGCCGCGCTGTCTCAGCCATTTCTCGGCACCGCTTACGGCGCAGACACTCTCGTCGGTTCCCAGGACGTTCCCGAACAGCTCGTGATCGACCTCGAGCGGGTCGACTGTTTCACGCTCGCCGACTACATCGAAGCCCTCAAACGCGCCGAGACCCGAGACCAGTTCATCGATGCCCTCACCGCGGTGCGCTACCAGGACGGCCTCGTCGGGTTCGCCAGCCGCAGACACTTCTTCACCGACTGGTCGGCCGGTTCACCGCCGATCGCGACCGACGTCACCGCCGACGTCAGCGCCGACGCGGTCACGGTGACCAAGAACCTGAACCGACGAGATGACGGCGGCACCTATCTGCCCGGGCTGCCGGTGACGCGCCGCGAGGTCACCTACATTCCTGCCGACCGTGTCGACGGCGGGGTACTGGCCCAACTGCGCCCCGGTGACTACGTCGGCGCATACGCCGAGGACGGCGGCCTCGACGTCACGCACGTCGGGATGTTCCTGACAGGCCCGGACGGTCCGGTGCTGCGCAACGCGTCGTCGCTGAGCAAGGACCAACAGGTGGTGGACAGTCCATTCCCCGACTACGTCGGTACCGTCCCCGGGATCGTGGTGCTGCGGCCGGTCACGTAG
- a CDS encoding hypervirulence associated TUDOR domain-containing protein, with protein MTDQFKKGDKVTWQSHGSTAEGTVQKKITSDTEAAGRTVRASQDEPQYLVRSDKSGNDAVHKPEALTKKSGS; from the coding sequence ATGACCGACCAGTTCAAGAAGGGTGACAAAGTCACCTGGCAGAGCCACGGCAGCACCGCCGAGGGCACCGTGCAGAAGAAGATCACGTCCGACACCGAGGCCGCCGGCCGCACGGTCCGCGCCTCGCAGGACGAGCCCCAGTACCTGGTGCGCAGCGACAAGAGCGGCAACGACGCCGTGCACAAACCGGAGGCGTTGACCAAGAAGTCCGGCAGCTGA
- a CDS encoding PAS and ANTAR domain-containing protein, with protein sequence MPDPVRSSAPRAEEAVATAADLDVGGFRFWFVGQRWEWSDELARMHGYEPGAVTPTTELVLSHKHPDDRRHVQELLDHALHHGGSFSSRHRFLDTHGCEHSVLVIGDRMCDDRGAVIGTEGYYLDLSGTLDRARKDVLDESLPDLFAARAAIEQAKGALMLVYQVDADQAFKLLQWRSQQTNTKLRALAAQIVAELTSVDSSMDALRREFDHVLLSVHQRIGS encoded by the coding sequence ATGCCGGATCCGGTTCGCTCTTCCGCCCCGCGGGCCGAGGAGGCCGTCGCCACCGCCGCCGACCTCGACGTCGGCGGCTTCCGTTTCTGGTTCGTCGGTCAGCGCTGGGAATGGTCCGATGAGCTGGCCAGGATGCACGGCTACGAGCCCGGCGCAGTCACTCCCACCACTGAGTTGGTGCTCTCGCACAAGCACCCGGACGACCGCAGGCATGTCCAGGAGTTGCTCGACCATGCGCTGCACCACGGTGGTTCGTTCTCCAGCCGCCACCGCTTCCTCGACACCCACGGATGCGAACACAGCGTTCTCGTCATCGGCGACCGGATGTGCGACGACCGGGGGGCCGTGATCGGCACCGAGGGGTACTACCTCGACCTGAGCGGCACCCTCGACCGCGCCCGCAAAGACGTTCTCGACGAGTCGCTGCCCGACCTGTTCGCGGCGCGGGCCGCCATCGAACAGGCCAAGGGCGCGCTGATGCTGGTCTATCAGGTCGACGCCGATCAGGCGTTCAAGCTGTTGCAGTGGCGCTCGCAGCAGACCAACACCAAGTTGCGGGCGTTGGCCGCACAGATCGTCGCCGAGCTGACATCGGTCGACTCGTCGATGGACGCCCTCCGGCGGGAGTTCGACCATGTGCTGTTGTCTGTCCATCAGCGGATCGGCAGCTGA
- a CDS encoding anti-sigma factor antagonist (This anti-anti-sigma factor, or anti-sigma factor antagonist, belongs to a family that includes characterized members SpoIIAA, RsbV, RsfA, and RsfB.), which produces MGLLDITQDVSDSAVVVHARGEVDSGTVDLLGEALAAGLAAAGGPPARMLVLVLDEVTYFGSAGLNAVLSCYEQGASDGVAVRVVATNAEVVRPIEVTKLDGLLRPYPTVTDALMSGSG; this is translated from the coding sequence GTGGGTCTTCTCGACATCACGCAGGACGTCAGTGACAGCGCTGTCGTCGTCCACGCCCGTGGCGAAGTCGATTCGGGCACAGTGGATCTGCTCGGTGAGGCGTTGGCCGCCGGGCTTGCCGCCGCCGGTGGGCCGCCCGCCCGGATGCTGGTGCTCGTACTCGACGAAGTCACCTATTTCGGCAGCGCCGGCCTCAACGCCGTGCTCAGCTGCTACGAGCAGGGCGCCTCCGACGGGGTGGCGGTACGGGTGGTCGCCACCAACGCCGAAGTGGTGCGGCCCATCGAGGTGACCAAACTCGACGGTCTGCTCCGCCCGTATCCCACCGTGACAGACGCGTTGATGTCGGGCTCCGGGTGA
- a CDS encoding SpoIIE family protein phosphatase, with product MTGREAGYGALPDFFAVGGDVGREHARVDWAATPLGPVEGWPQSLQTSVSVMLSSKFSMWMAWGPDLTFFCNDAYRRDTLGRKYPWALGQPFRVVWHEVWHEVELRIRRVLSTGEATWDESLLLFLERSGYPEETYHTFSYSPLRDDDGHVVGLLCVVSEDTLQVVGERRMATLRDLGSDSSVVRTEAELVSFIGGQLARNARDLPFTLTYLFDSDGTARLAGSSGFDGVHIAAPAVLTDDRVWPLSEPRGGEVVTVELSGDVYQALPTGDWPEPPVQALVVPLLQQGESSMGFLVAGLNRYRPVDEGYRGFVSLVAARIAADVGLARSYRAEQLRAEQLAELDRAKTAFFSNASHEFRTPLTLILDPVDALRRDDRFDEDTRHELDIIWRSALRLSKLVNALLDFSRIEAGRAQTRYEPVDLGVLTAELASVFRSAVERAGLSLVVDCAPLDEPVYVDPDLWEKVLFNLLSNALKFTFDGTISVRVGREGDRAVVVVADTGVGVPADEVARLFERFHRIENSRSRSHEGSGIGLALVKELIGLHGGSIDVDSVEGEGTAFTIRLPLGAAHLPVDAVAAGSTGRAVRGGNAYVEEALRWSPAADTDSAAGLSSTPGNDSPERPMRVVIADDNADMRDYLTRLLRSDGYVVEPVADGGAALEVVRTAAPDLVISDVMMPVLDGLGLVAALRADRRTASVPVLLLSARAGPEASATGLRAGADDYLVKPFAATELLARVRANIVLARMRDHHARWRTALIDSLQEALFVCDETGAVTEINTTFVDMLGYDSAGLPYPPAYPWWPSAESDPDAHREVADAFADLMDKSHGTLSAVPVTHRDGHRLWVTATFTHAEDPDTGRKVIVGTLRDVTAEHYVVLRETALAALNEKLAQADTLADAVAAAAEQLRAVWRARRVVAATWRGEEVPTLMCAGEAAEWGTLSDERRGKITALHDRELLEPESFEPGEAGIALQHPQGVLVIHLELNERRHFTADDCTLLTVLAGRLGQGLQRVHQIDQQRETALALQHAILGPPTSDGFAVRYQPATRPLQVGGDWYDVVDLDDGRIGLIVGDCVGHGLSAATVMGQLRSACRALLLENPSPAAVLSALDRFAMRLPGARCTTAFCAVLSPGSGELTYSCAGQPPPILVDGGGAVVLLDSARATPLGVAHHGVRPETRTVLPAGATLLLYTDGLVERRRVSIDEGIDRAGDLVSQHRGDALDALADRLMTTLAPQDGYRDDVAVLVYRQPAALDLELGADVGELAQSRHALRDWLDEAGAGADEALDVLIAVGEALANAIEHGHRDHPEGTVHLHAVVVAERVYITVTDTGSWKTPQAVPARHRGRGLELMRALMQDVTIESRPTGTTVQMHRNIA from the coding sequence GTGACCGGCCGGGAAGCCGGGTACGGCGCGCTGCCGGATTTCTTCGCGGTCGGCGGCGACGTCGGGCGCGAGCACGCCCGCGTCGACTGGGCGGCAACACCGCTCGGCCCGGTCGAGGGATGGCCGCAGAGTCTGCAGACGTCGGTGAGCGTCATGCTCTCGTCGAAATTCTCGATGTGGATGGCGTGGGGCCCGGACCTGACCTTCTTCTGCAACGACGCGTATCGGCGCGACACGTTGGGGCGCAAGTACCCGTGGGCGCTGGGTCAGCCGTTCCGGGTGGTGTGGCATGAGGTGTGGCACGAGGTCGAGCTCCGTATCCGGCGGGTCCTCTCGACCGGGGAGGCGACCTGGGACGAGTCCCTGTTGTTGTTCCTGGAGCGCTCCGGTTACCCCGAGGAGACCTATCACACCTTTTCCTACAGTCCGTTGCGTGACGACGACGGCCATGTCGTCGGATTGCTTTGTGTGGTCAGCGAAGACACTCTGCAGGTGGTCGGGGAGCGGCGGATGGCCACGCTGCGTGATCTCGGCTCTGATTCGAGCGTCGTACGCACCGAGGCCGAGCTCGTCTCGTTCATCGGTGGCCAGTTGGCCCGCAACGCCCGCGACCTGCCGTTCACGCTGACCTACCTGTTCGATTCCGACGGAACGGCGCGGCTGGCCGGCTCGAGCGGATTCGACGGGGTGCACATAGCGGCTCCGGCGGTGCTGACAGACGACCGGGTGTGGCCGCTGAGCGAGCCGCGGGGCGGCGAGGTCGTCACGGTCGAACTCAGCGGCGACGTGTATCAGGCTCTGCCGACCGGTGATTGGCCGGAGCCGCCGGTGCAGGCGCTGGTCGTGCCGTTGCTGCAGCAGGGTGAGTCGTCGATGGGGTTCCTGGTGGCGGGCTTGAACCGGTATCGCCCTGTGGACGAGGGTTATCGCGGCTTCGTCTCCCTGGTGGCTGCGCGCATTGCCGCCGACGTCGGGTTGGCCCGCAGCTACCGTGCCGAACAGTTGCGGGCTGAGCAGCTCGCCGAGCTGGACCGCGCGAAGACCGCCTTCTTCTCCAACGCCAGCCACGAGTTCCGCACGCCGCTCACGTTGATTCTGGACCCGGTCGACGCGCTGCGTCGCGACGATCGCTTCGACGAGGACACCCGCCATGAACTGGATATCATCTGGCGCAGCGCTCTACGGCTGAGCAAGCTGGTCAACGCGCTGTTGGACTTTTCCCGAATCGAGGCTGGTCGCGCCCAAACCCGTTACGAGCCTGTCGATCTCGGTGTGTTGACTGCCGAGCTTGCCAGCGTCTTCCGGTCCGCCGTCGAGCGGGCTGGGCTGTCGTTGGTGGTGGACTGCGCGCCGCTGGACGAGCCGGTCTATGTCGATCCGGACCTGTGGGAGAAGGTCCTGTTCAACCTGCTGTCGAACGCGCTGAAATTCACCTTCGACGGCACAATATCGGTGCGGGTGGGCCGAGAAGGTGACCGGGCCGTCGTTGTCGTCGCCGACACCGGTGTCGGGGTCCCCGCCGACGAAGTTGCGCGGCTGTTCGAGCGGTTTCACCGGATCGAGAACTCACGGTCGCGCTCCCACGAAGGCAGTGGAATCGGTCTGGCCCTGGTCAAGGAACTCATCGGATTGCACGGCGGGTCGATCGACGTCGACAGCGTCGAGGGGGAGGGCACCGCCTTCACGATCCGGCTTCCGTTGGGTGCCGCGCACCTGCCTGTCGACGCCGTCGCAGCCGGGTCCACGGGGCGTGCCGTGCGGGGCGGGAACGCCTATGTCGAGGAGGCGTTGCGCTGGTCACCCGCGGCAGACACCGACTCCGCAGCAGGGCTTTCCTCGACTCCGGGGAACGATTCGCCTGAACGGCCCATGCGCGTGGTGATCGCCGACGACAACGCCGACATGCGTGACTATCTGACTCGGCTGCTGCGCTCCGACGGTTACGTCGTCGAACCGGTCGCCGACGGCGGCGCGGCTCTGGAGGTGGTGCGGACAGCCGCGCCGGACCTGGTCATCAGCGATGTGATGATGCCGGTCCTGGATGGCCTGGGTCTTGTCGCGGCGCTGCGGGCAGACCGGCGGACCGCGTCGGTGCCGGTGCTGTTGCTCTCGGCCCGTGCCGGGCCGGAGGCGTCGGCCACCGGGCTGCGCGCCGGCGCCGACGACTATCTGGTCAAGCCGTTCGCCGCCACCGAGCTGTTGGCCCGGGTACGTGCCAACATCGTGCTGGCGCGTATGCGTGACCACCACGCCCGCTGGCGTACGGCGCTCATCGACTCGTTGCAGGAGGCGTTGTTCGTCTGCGACGAGACGGGCGCGGTCACCGAGATCAACACCACCTTCGTCGACATGCTCGGCTACGACAGCGCCGGGCTGCCGTATCCGCCGGCCTACCCGTGGTGGCCCTCGGCAGAAAGTGATCCGGACGCTCACCGCGAGGTTGCCGACGCGTTCGCCGATCTGATGGACAAGTCGCACGGAACGTTGTCCGCGGTTCCGGTGACCCACCGGGACGGCCATCGGCTGTGGGTGACGGCGACGTTCACCCACGCCGAGGATCCCGACACGGGCCGCAAAGTGATCGTCGGGACGCTGCGCGACGTCACCGCCGAGCATTACGTCGTGCTGCGGGAGACCGCGCTCGCAGCCCTGAACGAGAAGCTGGCCCAGGCGGACACCCTGGCCGATGCGGTGGCCGCCGCGGCCGAACAGTTGCGTGCGGTCTGGCGTGCGCGTCGGGTGGTGGCCGCGACGTGGCGCGGCGAGGAGGTGCCGACGCTGATGTGCGCCGGGGAGGCCGCCGAGTGGGGGACCCTGTCGGACGAGCGCCGCGGGAAGATCACGGCGCTGCACGATCGGGAGTTGCTCGAACCCGAGTCCTTCGAACCGGGAGAGGCCGGCATCGCTCTGCAGCATCCCCAGGGCGTACTGGTCATCCACCTCGAGTTGAATGAGCGGCGACATTTCACTGCGGATGACTGCACACTGCTGACGGTGCTGGCCGGCCGGCTCGGCCAGGGTTTGCAGCGGGTGCACCAGATCGATCAGCAACGCGAGACCGCGCTGGCGCTCCAGCACGCGATTCTCGGCCCCCCGACGTCCGACGGATTCGCGGTGCGTTACCAGCCGGCGACCCGCCCGCTGCAGGTTGGCGGCGACTGGTACGACGTGGTCGACCTCGACGACGGCCGGATCGGGTTAATTGTCGGTGACTGCGTCGGGCACGGGCTGTCGGCGGCCACCGTGATGGGGCAGCTGCGTAGCGCGTGCCGGGCGTTGCTGCTGGAGAACCCGAGCCCGGCGGCGGTTCTCTCGGCGCTGGACCGCTTCGCGATGCGGCTGCCCGGAGCGCGGTGCACCACCGCGTTCTGCGCGGTGTTGAGCCCCGGGTCAGGGGAGCTGACCTATTCCTGCGCCGGACAGCCGCCGCCGATTCTCGTCGACGGTGGTGGCGCTGTAGTGCTGCTGGACAGCGCGCGAGCCACGCCGCTCGGGGTGGCTCATCACGGTGTCCGGCCGGAGACGCGCACGGTGCTGCCGGCCGGGGCGACGCTGCTGCTCTACACCGACGGCCTGGTCGAGCGGCGGCGCGTGTCGATCGACGAAGGCATCGACCGCGCGGGTGACCTTGTGTCGCAACATCGCGGCGACGCGCTCGACGCTCTGGCCGACCGGTTGATGACGACGCTGGCGCCGCAGGACGGGTACCGCGATGACGTTGCGGTGCTCGTCTACCGCCAGCCCGCCGCGCTGGATCTGGAACTCGGGGCCGACGTGGGGGAACTCGCGCAGAGCAGACACGCCCTGCGCGACTGGCTCGACGAGGCCGGCGCGGGCGCCGACGAGGCTCTCGATGTGCTGATCGCGGTGGGGGAGGCGTTGGCCAACGCGATCGAGCACGGACACCGCGACCATCCGGAGGGCACCGTGCACCTGCATGCGGTCGTCGTCGCCGAGCGGGTCTACATCACCGTCACCGACACCGGCTCGTGGAAGACTCCGCAGGCGGTGCCCGCCCGGCATCGAGGTCGGGGGCTGGAACTGATGCGGGCGTTGATGCAGGACGTCACGATCGAGTCCCGGCCCACCGGCACGACCGTGCAGATGCACCGCAACATCGCCTGA
- a CDS encoding DNA polymerase domain-containing protein yields the protein MSAGEQRAGVDLTNLDQPLGPDADATKRDLVDYLDAVADRILPALAGRPLTVLRALRGRAPFMQKNVPKYTPDWVRTVEIWAEASQRSIRYALCDDRRTLLWLANQRAVEYHPTLGPAENIYRPTHLVLDLDPPAQAPFVAVVAVAHQVHAALTACGLSAAVKTSGSRGLHIVVPVADGVAADDVAAATRALAARSEALDRSAATTAFVVEERAGKVFVDATRAGGATVAAVYSPRLRPGTPVSFPLAWSDLDRADPREFTVHTAPGLLSGGDPWAETMPAPQQLPDYLVDEGHRIPVARVAAMHEGKRRARERREQRQD from the coding sequence ATGAGTGCCGGGGAGCAGCGGGCCGGAGTCGACCTGACCAATCTCGACCAGCCGCTCGGCCCGGACGCCGACGCGACCAAACGCGACCTCGTCGACTATCTCGATGCCGTCGCCGACCGAATCCTGCCCGCCCTTGCCGGTCGCCCGTTGACCGTGCTGCGGGCGTTGCGGGGGCGGGCCCCGTTCATGCAGAAGAACGTGCCCAAGTACACGCCGGACTGGGTGCGCACCGTCGAGATCTGGGCCGAGGCGTCGCAGCGATCGATCCGCTATGCGCTGTGCGACGACCGACGGACACTGCTGTGGCTGGCCAACCAACGCGCCGTCGAATACCACCCGACACTTGGTCCGGCCGAGAACATCTACCGGCCAACACATCTGGTCCTCGACCTCGACCCGCCGGCGCAGGCCCCGTTCGTCGCGGTCGTGGCTGTGGCGCACCAGGTGCACGCCGCGCTCACCGCCTGCGGACTTTCCGCTGCGGTGAAGACCAGCGGCTCCCGCGGCCTGCACATCGTCGTTCCGGTCGCCGACGGCGTCGCGGCCGACGACGTCGCCGCCGCGACACGTGCGTTGGCCGCACGCAGCGAGGCCCTGGATCGGTCCGCCGCCACCACCGCGTTTGTCGTCGAGGAGCGCGCAGGCAAGGTCTTCGTCGACGCCACCCGCGCCGGCGGCGCGACGGTCGCCGCGGTGTACAGCCCGCGGTTACGGCCGGGCACCCCGGTGTCCTTTCCGTTGGCGTGGTCGGATCTGGACCGCGCCGACCCGCGTGAGTTCACCGTGCACACCGCGCCGGGTCTGCTGTCGGGTGGGGACCCGTGGGCCGAGACGATGCCGGCGCCGCAGCAACTGCCCGACTACCTCGTCGACGAGGGACACCGGATCCCGGTCGCCCGGGTCGCCGCGATGCACGAAGGCAAACGTCGCGCCCGGGAGCGCCGGGAGCAACGGCAGGACTGA